Below is a genomic region from Salvelinus fontinalis isolate EN_2023a chromosome 38, ASM2944872v1, whole genome shotgun sequence.
CGTTTGCCTACTAATAAATTGACACACTCCTCGACCCCTTATCGGTTTCCGGGTCACAAatgagagaggacggaggagagaggacagaggacggTCTTTTAGCCAAAGGAGAAAGCATAGGTAAAGAAGAGAGTGAAGAAGGAAggataaagcccccccccccctcaccttctCAGCGTTGTAAGTGAGGGTGTAGTCAGAGTTGACAAACAGGATGTTCTCAGGTTTGAGGTCAGTGTGGGTCAGCTTGTTGATATGGAGAACTGCAGAGGGAAACAGATAAACCATGCATCCATCATGATAATACCTGGACAGCCAAGGTGACACTGCCCAGCGTTGCACTTGCTGCCCATAGGAGTTCCTCCACAGTATGTAGTAGACCAGCGGTATTCAACTCTGACcttacgaggtccggagcctgctgcttTTCTGTTTTACCTTATAATGAATtgctctaaatcagtccctgattagaggggaacaatgaaaaaagcagtggaactggctttgaggctCAGAGTTGAGATTCAGGCTAGTAGACTGAGCTACATCAATGAACCAGCGCCCTCTTCTGGTCAAAGAGACCAATACCAGACACCAAACAATCCCTGGTAAGTAATGTCATAGTCTATGGAAGTAGTCACAAACCAACCCTGGTTCTGGAGAGCTACCAGCATGCACATAGGCATACATGTATGTGTGTAACACACTCACAGTTGACGGCGAAGCAGATCTGGTAGGCCATCTGGCGGATGTGATCCATACAGTACGGCAGGAAGTTGTTCTCCTTCAGGAAGTCAAAAGTGCTGAGGGCTAGCAGCTCCATGGAGATACACACATGACCATGGTAGTCAAACCAGTCCAGCATCTGAACACATtgactgagagagagcgagagacagatagagagaagggggggggggggggggggggcaggaagaaAGAAATGAGAAGTAAAGAGAAAGCCACAGAAGGTGAGGGAAACAACTTCTCAAACTTTCTACTGGTTCATCAGACTCCTTACTGTTTGTTGTGTGGGTCTTTCTTGTTGATTTTCTCCAGGACATTGATCTCCAGTTTAGCAGCTTGTCTGTACTTCTCCATGTTCTTAATGATCTTCAGAGCTACACGTGCcccagccctgagagagagacagagagaatagctagctaacaaccagcACACGCTCCACCTGATGATCTACGAGTGTCCATGCGTATTTTATAAATGCCTCTCATACCTGCGCCGGTCCACACACCTCACCACCTTCCCAAAAGTGCCCTCTCCCAACAGACTGATAACCTCATCTGATGGGGAAGACGAAGAGATGGAGGCATGGGGATTCAATTAAAGACTGGGAAGTAGAGGAGTCTCTTTATGAGAGGGCTCGAAAATATTCACCTATCCTGTCTTTTCAATATGTGAAGACTAGAGGATAGTAGGAGGGATAGGGGGAGTGACTAGTAGATGAGAAGATAAAGATAGATGAGATAGATAAACATAGCCTACATCTCTCTTGTAGAACGTCTCCATTCTGGTAGGCCAGGTGACCATTGTCAGGGGCCTTCTCATTCTTCCCTGGCCCCTCACTGCTGCTCCgctaggggtcagaggtcaggggtcaggcgtTTAGAGGAGGGGACAACAGGGCAAAAGTCGTCAGCATAGTTGGACTGAGCctctcaataacacacacacagctgacataACAGCTGCTTAATAATCTAAAATGCTTGTAAGCTGAGGACTAGTGTTGCAAGCCCCCGATGGTGTTATCCAATTCCACAGGCTCCTCCTAACTCCCTTTAAGAAAACAGTCCATTCCTGATGAATGTAATGACTTGGGACTGCCACCTGGAGCAAGTAACTGGTGAAGTGAACTGCACTTAAACAGAGTATGCACAAGTGGACTATATCAGTAGTGGACTATGTTATCTGTACATACAGTAGAGTGGAGCCCTAAaccctctccctgtcctgtcctggtgtTAAGGGCCTAAATGAGAAATGTCAAGTGACTGGCTGGCCTGCATGGAGCAGCTCTGTGACTATTTCCATCTACATTCTAAGACTGTATTAATATCAGAACATCACAAGGAGAAAGAGTGctgagagaaagagcgagcgagagagaaagagagagagtgctgagagaaagagagagcgagagagtgctgAGCGGGCAACTTTCTCTGACTTAGAGGGTGGCTTACCGACTGAATGTAAATCATACAacgtaggtacacacacacacacacacacacacacacacacacacacacacacacactctctctctctatgagttGTGGTAGAGAGGCAGAACacaggtagagagagtgaagagttGTGGTAGAGAGGCAGAACacaggtagagagagtgaagagttGTGGTAGAGAGGCAGAACacaggtagagagagtgaagggTTGCCAGGAATAAAACTGTGCTGTATCAAGCTTCACAAAACACAACTAAATGATATCAAACATTAAGAAAAAGGCAGTGAACAAATGAACAGTGCATAGCAGAGGAaatgagaggatgggagagagaaggaaaggaaaggatgggagagagaaggaaaggaaaggagaaaaTGTAAGAGAGAAGCAGACGAGGAGGATGCAGATGGGTACtcacagagaggcagaggcagataCAGTCCAGAAAGCTCTTATACACAGAGTACAACTCTGTCTTCCCCATAactcagaacagagagagagaattaagaAGATAAGGgaaaaagaggggagaggaagatacAGCGTAGGTAAAGAACACAGTGAAGAAGGAAGGATAAAGTCCACAAATAGTGAAACAGGAAAAGGAAAGAcgacagaagagaggagacagaaactaatgacaaagcaaaaaggaGTGCAGAGGAAGACAGAACTAATATAAGAGTGAGAAAGACAGAACAGACAAAGTAAACAGAGGGAAGAGAAAACAGCAAAAAGAAAACGACAGTGGCAGAGAAGAGATTAAATGAACCGATGAAGACAGAACAgagaagcagagacagacagacagataaggaGAAAgtagatagggaaggagagatatGAGAAGGATacaggagattgagagagagaaagagagagttgagaCGGACACTAATAATAACCTTTGGTCACACCCCCCAGGGAAAGTCCTGAGACCAGAATTAagatgtggagtgtgtgtgtgtaggtgtgtgtgagtgtacgagGGGCATATTTAGTTTCCCTCCCTGACACTCCTGTCACCTCCTTAACCCCCGCACTCTGACATAGTGCTTTTCTACACCTGTCCTCTGTGTATGCTGTTGAAGAAAAACTTGTTCCAATGATCAGGCAGAGCTCATTTTCAAATTAAGATTTTATTCAAGCAATTGCAAGGAAGTTAACTCTCCGGATATACCAGGGAGGAACTtaaacatgtacaaattacccaGTCATCTATATTCTTCACCTACACAAAGAACtgctttcaacatggcaccgtcataggatgctacctttccaacaagtcagtttgtcaaatttctgccctgctagagcagccccggtcaactgtgagtgctgttatagtgaagtggaaacgtctagaagcaacaacagctcagctgcaaagtggtaggccacacaagctcacagaacgggactgccgagtgctgaagggtATCTGCCCTCAGTTTCAACACtccctactgagttccaaactgccatgTAGCGCATCTCTTCACTACAAGCACAACTTCTGAAACTTTTTTTAGGAATTATGTTTACAAGCCCGACTAGACCCATCTCTAAGCTTTACACCAAACCAAGTGGTTGGGCTGCTGTTGGGCTGACACAAATTCAGGATTGTACCTTTAAAGTTTGCTGACTGTGTTTGGTGATACTGATCTGGCCTGTATGTCAGTTAGTAGATGGATAGGTGTAACAGATGAATATGGGAGCAGTATAGCTTTAATAGGCTAAATGGGCTGCTAGTGTTGTCATTAAGCAGAGAGAATGAAGTGGGTGTGATTTATCACTTAAACATTCACTTTAGCATAGTAATTGATCAATTTCTGCTTGAAATTGTCAGTTAAACTGACAGTTGATCTGGACGGTTATTTGATTCTGTCTGTAGTTACATACAATAAATACATTACCACTCTAACCCCCAACGCTGACCCTTTGCCTTCCACCCAAACTACTGAGCTGAATAACATTCATCTATAGCATAGTAAATACAGTCAAACATCAACAGAAGACGTTAAGTCATTTTATTTTACGGTCATGTTTCATGGAATGTTATAAGAACAGATTGGACTTTTTATTACAGCTTTTGTGGTGTTCATCTCACATAGGAAAGAGCAGGAAGCCACTGAAGGAGCTGTGTTTATTTTAATCATCATAGATCCTTTAACCTGATGGGAGACGCATGTAGACCAAGTCCCCCTCCTCCGGTTCTAGTCCCAGAATTGGAGAGATACTGTCCCCTTCCGTGACTATTGTACTGTCCATTCCACATTATACCCTGGTCATTCTTGAACAAACGGAAGTCCATGTACTCCTCTCACTGGAGCACTGAAGACTACCTGTAGCTGCTTGAGCTGAAATTACAAATATAGGAACAATTTTGGGAACCTGTTCCTTGGCTGATTTGGACCAAATATATCAAATCCTCTTTATATACTCTATTTTTAAATCTCTACGTTACCTGCATTCTCTGTCTTCAGCTCCTCTACCTGGCTCTCACTCTGGCCTGCAATTCTACAATATCATACAAAGAAAGAATCATTGAAGAATTCAACACACCACTACTCTGCTGATTACAGTAATCACATTAGATACAGCTGTCTTACTTTACCTGTGTTGTCTTTTCAGTTCCTCCACCTTGTTCTTGTAGAACTGCAGTTCAGTCTTAGTGATACTCAGCTCCACCCCCTGGTTCACCACCTCTTTCTGCAGCTCCTTCACCTGGCTCACCAGCTGTCACTCTGGCCCCCATGTTTCTCAGCCCCACTCgctgttccaccaccatgtttcTCAGCCCCACTCCTTGTTCCACCACCATGTTCCTCAGCCCTACTCTGTTCCATCATGTTCCTCAACcccactctctgttccaccaccatgttcctcagctccactctctgttccaccaccatgttcCTCAGCTCCACTCCCTGGTCCACCATGTTCCTCAGCcccactctctgttccaccaccatgttcctcagctccactctctgttccaccacaatgttcctcagctccactctctgttccaccaccatgttcCTCAGCTCTACTCTGTTCCACCACAATGTTCCTCCACTCCACCAATGTTACTCCGCTCTCTGTTCCACCACAATGTTCCtcagctccactctctgttccaccacAATGTTCCTCAGCTCTACTCCCTGGTCCACCACCGTGTTCCACCACTCCACTCTGTTCCACAAGCATGTTCCTAAGCTCCACCACCATGTTCCTCAGCTCCACCACCATGTTCCTCTGCTCAGTCCAGATGTCAGGCTGGGTGGTCAACTATTCAGCATCACTCTCCTTGCTCTTTCCTCCTTCACTGTGACCCTGTTCAGTGATATCTTTCTCTatcccctccactctccccctgAGCTCATgtcccagacagacagtaaaGCAACACCAGCAGATCTACAACACCACTCATTCTGAAACAATGTCTCTTCAGAACTAATGTAGTCTACTGGGCTCAGTCCCCTTCTTTATACACACTGGTGTTGTTGACCCAATACATGGAAATTGAACAGGTGTCCTCATGTAATATTTTGAGAACATAGCCAAGGAATGTGTGATATAACAGAACAGGTAAAGATGATTTCTTGGCAGTTGATTCAGATTGTGGGCTGTTTAAGACCATGGGAGATTCACACCTGCTAGTCAGTTAAACCACCCATTTTCTCTCTATTGCATGATCTGTCAAACCAGTCTTGAAATAAACTCATACACAGAGATAATGCTCATTTATTCCACAAAAGCATTAGAACAGTTGAGTCAATTGCATTTTCTAAAAGTCCAACGAGCATGTTTGTATGATCTGTACTCAATGAAGGAAGAGGGAGATTTGGACCAAAAAAAGAAAATGGGGATGGGGGAAATATATTTTATGACAAAATAAATCATTTAGAATGCATTGAAATCTCTTCTACCTCAGTGCTTTCCTACACTAGTAAAACCAGGAGTGGACACATTCCAAATCAACCAGAAACAGGCCGCTATTACCCTCCATTAGTGTCTGTTCCTCAGCTGTCTCTCCTATACAGAGTTCAGAGTGCACTTGAATCTGTGTGGAAGTCTGGGGCATCTTGCTGCTTGTCACCATGTATCCAGTCCGTCAGTCTCCTGGTTGCGCCTGGTTGGCTGGTTGAATCTGTTCTCTTTGTATCAGCCAGCCGGTCTGTTTAGTCCATTTTACAGACTCTGCTTTACTGCTGAGCGCATGGCAAAACTGTTTTAACAAATTCTAAGTCATCACAAAATAAATTATATCAAGTGGAGGAGCAGGTAGGAGTGATGGTTCATGGGAAAGGGGAAGAGGGGGGACTGGGGCTCAGTTTGGGGTGTTAAACATCATTATGGAACCCTCCAAAAGGCCCTAGGAGTCAGGGGAGGGAGTATGAGGTTTAATACTCCTGTGTTATGGGGCCATCCAGAAGGGCATGGGCTGCTGTGACTGTGCCTGCTGTGTTTTGGCACGTTGGGGAGGCGGAGGGGGGCAGCGGTACCCCAGAGTCCAGCCCAAGGATGATGTGGGGGTGGAGTGGGTTGCCCCAGCGACGTTACCATGGTTACCTGCCCCCAAGGTTTTGGGGGTGGAGTggtcctcctcttcgtccgaggAGTCACCAGCGTACGCCACGAGCCCCGTCTTCATCCTCTTcactgagagagatgagagagagggaaaaacagtgggagaaagaggaaggaatgagggagaaagaggagaggggtgcaggagagagagaggggagacatacacacagagagagaaataacacAACCAAAGACCAGCACAAAGGTTTCAAAAACAACAGTTGGAAGTCAATTGTTTACCAACAGATAGGGAGAGAAAGTTAATAGATTGCATTGTGTTTGGCAGCAGGGGTGAGTTAGGTAGAGGGGCATGGGTCAGCAGCGGCAGTCATTGGTCGGTGGGGAGCGGCAGCGTTAGAGCCGTCCAATCACGATGCAGGACAGCGCCACAGGAGAAGAGCCCCACCCCCATCCGGCATCCCACCCAGAGAGACATGGAAGAGAAGAAAAACACAGAGAAAGAACACAAAAAAGAGAGAGTCTTGTTAGTGAGGGAGTCACACACGGGCACAGACACTCCTGTCTGATGACGTCATCAGAAAGGGACGGGCAGCGAGTGGACAGCACCAGCTAGACAGAGGGGGACTCCCAATCTGAAATCCATCCCTAGACACCTCCTACATGTCACATGATCAGATGCCAGGTGTAAGCAGTACGGTAATAAATCAGCCTCACTCTTCTACAGGCCAATTGTAATGGTCTacatattgcttacacctataAAATCCTCTCAGACCTACACAGTGCCTAGGGATAGGGGTTGACTTAGGATCAACGACAGATTTACCTGAGGCAGTGGGTGATCGAAGCTTTGCCCAGTTCTTGATTCTGAACTGACTGACTTTCAAAGCAGAACTTATCGATGAACACTATGCCTGTCTGATGTAATCTGCTATAACCTGTTCTGTCACCTGTGAGAACAGCATGTCTGCATGCAAAATGCTATTTGACTCTGACTACTGACAGCCAAGAGGCCGGGGGGTGGGTAGCGTGCTTTATGGCTGAGAGGCCATGGATGGGGAGGGGTCAGGGGGATTACATGGGGTGGGGCCCTTACCCAGGGGGCCTTGCAgcggcctcctctcctccatcttgggTGTCATGCCTCCGTTCATTGGAATGGGTGGTGGAGGCATCAGCTGCCTACtgctgaagagaaagagagggaaggagagagagagagggaaggagagagagagagagagggagggaagagggaaggggagagagaagagggaaggggagagagaggagggaaggagaggagtcaGTGTTGCACAACATCAATCACAAGCAAACACAAGCCTGCACACGGTGTGTCCAGCATCTGGGATGAAGGACACTGTTTTAAAGGAGAGCGACTCGTCGCCCCCCATCCCGTACCTGTCCCTCTCCCTCGGCGGCCCGGAGGAACTCGGTGGCGGGGGTCCTGAAGCCTCTGGGCCGGGGCTGCCCACAGGGAAGCCTGCACCTAAATTAGTCATATGAATGGGTCCATGCTATGAGCAGAAAAACACACAGGCGCATTAGCACACATCCTCCCCTAAATCACTATTATTAATAGTAGGCCTACAAGCATATAGTTATCTAAACTATTGAATGGAACTGAACTGCAAAGTTAGTATTACAAAACGTTTTCCTTATTTTAAGTTTATGCATGCTGTGATTGCACAAAATCCAAAAATAGGAATGGACTGTTTTAAAGTAACATATCATTAAATCAAGAGGACACATTAAAATTAGGCCTGTGACGACACTAGTATTACGATATTGTTTCCATGGCAAAAATTAAAACAGGAAGCAGaacaaactctttggtcctttaaaaacctggtGTATGTAAAACATgatgtgctatagcttggaaaataaataaaatgactcTGGGTGACAACGTAACGAtgattgtttccaacattagggccgttttcctaaagaagttcatccgtttcatgttttgtttccttgccatgaTACTTACTGGTATCGTACCTGCACTAATTTCAATATATTGAAGTACATTTGATGATTATCCAACAATACCTCTTCAGAATGTCCATAATCTGAAAGTTCTATAAATCCAATAATACATGGACTCAGATAATAACAGCTATGGTTACAATGCTTTTCAATGAACGTCATAAGATCTACTAGGGAAAAAACAAGTTGACACTGAACAGAGACACTTAGACACATTCAATCTCACTCACTCAAGCAAACCTTTCCTATAGAATGCAGACAGGGACTCACAGAATTACAGACAAGAGACAGTGAGAATCAGAATGAATTCAGTCTAACAGAAAGAGGAACAGATATCAGATACATGGACAGAAGATAAGAAAAGACAGGAAGACAACAGAGGCAGAAGGGACAGACTGGACGAAGGCAGCACATAAGGTGGAAGAATAAAATAATGGTAAATTACCTGGTATCCCAGCAGACCGCTGTCCCTCTCGTCTGGCACCTCCTCGGTGAAGCGTCTTTTCTGAGGCGGATTGGCTAAGACTACGGGAGGCGGAGCTTTGGGCGGAACCGGAGCAGCGGGTGGGAAAGGAGAAGGTGGGAGAGTCTGGGGAcaaaaaagaaggaaaaaaaaaCTACTTGGATGCAATGCATGTTGAATACATCATATATACAGCATATCAAGAATTTTCTTCAACTAGTTTCATAACTCGGATGTAATAGTCTCAATGTACTGTATTACAGGTCCATACAGTCTAAATCTGATTGACCAGTCTTACCTGTGGTAAACTGACCGGTGCAGGGGGGAGGGTGTACCGGTTGGGAGGGGGGAGACCGGTGGGCACCCCAGGGGGAATGGGAGGGGGGACAGCGTAGGGGGGAGGAATGGGCTGAGGGGGAGGTACAGGGAGGGGGTAGCTGGGCTGGTACCCCGCTGGGGGGTAGTAAGGGGACTGGGGGGGCAGCCCGTTGGCCATGGGGGGATGCATAAagcctggaggaggagaggaagaggaacatGTCAGTACATGTTGACACATTGTAGAGGCTGTAAAAGAGAAAGAAAGCCAGAGAGTCTGTACCGGGAGTAGGCATCATGACACTCATCTGGTTGAGGAAGACAGAATACTCTGCATGAACCTGGAGGgaagagagaacagtcagagATCCACATGGCAAACAGAGCTCAGTTACATAATACAATGCACTTCACATGGGACAGCTTGAAACAGGGTTTAAGTGAAAGTAGAGCAGTGTACAGAGAACAAAGAACAGAGTGCCAGTCAGTAAACCATTAGACACTCACCGTCTGCAGCAGGTTGTCACACAGGGTCTTAGCTGCAGCAAGGCCCTCTGGTTTGGGATGACTGGGGAAGAGAGGAGTTAATGTGTGCCTGGTGTCTAAGCTCTGTGTCTCTGCGCTAATACAAATGAACATGGACTTTACTCCCCAGACTATCCATTAATACGGCTATTTACCTGATGTAGATGTACATGAGTTCAAGGCCCTCTCTGAGTTGATACAGATGAACACGAGTCTAGTCCATGAGACTTACCTGATGTAGATGTACATCGGTTCGAAGGCCTCTCGCCCAGAGGCGGGCTCCAGACAGCCTGATCCCTTCCCCCTGAGGAAGACCTTGGCCCCAGTCTCACCCTGGATGTGCTGCAGGTAGGAGCTGCCTGGCCCTTCCACCCTCTCCTTCACTGAGAAGCCCTGGATTGCATGCTCCAGACCCACAAACAACTTTTCCTGCACATAGTGCATCTGAAAGGATATGAATGTGAGTCTTCAAGATTCATCAATGACATTGACACTCATAAAATAACATACACACTGAGcgacaatcacacacacaaactcagttTTCTTATTAGTGCTGGCCATCAGCTAATCAGCCGGTTACAGACTCATTTTCAGCCACCTACTTTTTCCACTTCCCATTAACTAGGCTACTTTTCATTTAAACGTTTCAATTCACTAGTCCGCCGTGCCTCCTCTGGATAGAATGAACGATATGCCTCTTCTAGCGATCTATTGATAGAATAGGTGCCCGTCAGTCACAAAGCGAGCGATGACAGGGAAACTCAATGTGCTGTCTGTCCCACCTCCCGGTACAATTTGTGTGCCCTGTGGTTGGTAGCAGTCTAATTTCTCTacacagaggaaggagagagcatgaTGCTAGTGAATTTGCACGCCCCACGTAGCGCGCGTACGCTGTATTTTCTTGCGTGTTTCACATAGCCAGCCACGTTGGGTTGTGGTGCATAGTAGACTATTTACTGTTCTTTGATTGACAACTGAACAGCAAGTGTTGACTAGTTTATAAAAAGTGTCAAACTGACTAAATAAAGCCAATCTCCTATATCCCTTTGCCATTCATAAATCATACAGCATGGTTATACTGCATGTCCATGGTGACGTAAACCAAAGGATTCCCTAAGTTTCCTTTCCTAACATGCCGGGACTaaagtcactgtaaataagactttAATCTCAAGAGAAGACATGTTAAACGCTCTCTTACTTAGAAAATAGTCCTGATCATATAAGCCTAGGCCATACCCCAAACAACTAATTCATTAATTTTCAGTAAATTAAAATTGCCCTGGCTGGGTACTTTTTCTATTTGGCTGGCCACTATATA
It encodes:
- the LOC129837168 gene encoding KH homology domain-containing protein 4-like isoform X4, with translation MSFGGTQNGGRRSKWDQPGPGPGSDQMGEVEAAPTGALDAAAAVAAKINAMLVAKGKLKPSQIGPPGPPDKVVGVGKPQPPMKAKDDLVVAEVEINDVPLPCRNLLTRGQTQDEISKVSGAAVSTRGRYMAAVDKYKAPQGDRPLYLHVQGQTRELVDRAVNRIKEIITNGVVKAATTSYSGATVPVHQQHKPQPPSLPPINHHHRPHFQSGMHYVQEKLFVGLEHAIQGFSVKERVEGPGSSYLQHIQGETGAKVFLRGKGSGCLEPASGREAFEPMYIYISHPKPEGLAAAKTLCDNLLQTVHAEYSVFLNQMSVMMPTPGFMHPPMANGLPPQSPYYPPAGYQPSYPLPVPPPQPIPPPYAVPPPIPPGVPTGLPPPNRYTLPPAPVSLPQTLPPSPFPPAAPVPPKAPPPVVLANPPQKRRFTEEVPDERDSGLLGYQVQASLWAAPAQRLQDPRHRVPPGRRGRGTAVGS
- the LOC129837168 gene encoding KH homology domain-containing protein 4-like isoform X2, which produces MSFGGTQNGGRRSKWDQPGPGPGSDQMGEVEAAPTGALDAAAAVAAKINAMLVAKGKLKPSQIGPPGPPDKVVGVGKPQPPMKAKDDLVVAEVEINDVPLPCRNLLTRGQTQDEISKVSGAAVSTRGRYMAAVDKYKAPQGDRPLYLHVQGQTRELVDRAVNRIKEIITNGVVKAATTSYSGATVPVHQQHKPQPPSLPPINHHHRPHFQSGMHYVQEKLFVGLEHAIQGFSVKERVEGPGSSYLQHIQGETGAKVFLRGKGSGCLEPASGREAFEPMYIYISHPKPEGLAAAKTLCDNLLQTVHAEYSVFLNQMSVMMPTPGFMHPPMANGLPPQSPYYPPAGYQPSYPLPVPPPQPIPPPYAVPPPIPPGVPTGLPPPNRYTLPPAPVSLPQTLPPSPFPPAAPVPPKAPPPVVLANPPQKRRFTEEVPDERDSGLLGYQHGPIHMTNLGAGFPVGSPGPEASGPPPPSSSGPPRERDSRQLMPPPPIPMNGGMTPKMEERRPLQGPLVKRMKTGLVAYAGDSSDEEEDHSTPKTLGAGNHGNVAGATHSTPTSSLGWTLGYRCPPPPPQRAKTQQAQSQQPMPFWMAP
- the LOC129837877 gene encoding dual specificity protein kinase CLK2-like, producing MGKTELYSVYKSFLDCICLCLSRSSSEGPGKNEKAPDNGHLAYQNGDVLQERYEVISLLGEGTFGKVVRCVDRRRAGARVALKIIKNMEKYRQAAKLEINVLEKINKKDPHNKHQCVQMLDWFDYHGHVCISMELLALSTFDFLKENNFLPYCMDHIRQMAYQICFAVNFLHINKLTHTDLKPENILFVNSDYTLTYNAEKKRDERKVKDTTVRLVDFGSATFDHEHHSTIISTRHYRAPEVILELGWSHPCDVWSIGCILFEYYEGFTLYQTHDNQEHLAMMERVRGPLPSTMICKTRKQKYFHCRRLDWNDNSKAGRYVKDHIKPLWRYRLSEAKEHHQFFDLLEKMLEYEPSKRLSLSSALRHPFFLPLRRGSKAWESTRNICR
- the LOC129837168 gene encoding KH homology domain-containing protein 4-like isoform X1; this translates as MSFGGTQNGGRRSKWDQPGPGPGSDQMGEVEAAPTGALDAAAAVAAKINAMLVAKGKLKPSQIGPPGPPDKVVGVGKPQPPMKAKDDLVVAEVEINDVPLPCRNLLTRGQTQDEISKVSGAAVSTRGRYMAAVDKYKAPQGDRPLYLHVQGQTRELVDRAVNRIKEIITNGVVKAATTSYSGATVPVHQQHKPQPPSLPPINHHHRPHFQSGMHYVQEKLFVGLEHAIQGFSVKERVEGPGSSYLQHIQGETGAKVFLRGKGSGCLEPASGREAFEPMYIYISHPKPEGLAAAKTLCDNLLQTVHAEYSVFLNQMSVMMPTPGFMHPPMANGLPPQSPYYPPAGYQPSYPLPVPPPQPIPPPYAVPPPIPPGVPTGLPPPNRYTLPPAPVSLPQTLPPSPFPPAAPVPPKAPPPVVLANPPQKRRFTEEVPDERDSGLLGYQHGPIHMTNLGAGFPVGSPGPEASGPPPPSSSGPPRERDSSRQLMPPPPIPMNGGMTPKMEERRPLQGPLVKRMKTGLVAYAGDSSDEEEDHSTPKTLGAGNHGNVAGATHSTPTSSLGWTLGYRCPPPPPQRAKTQQAQSQQPMPFWMAP
- the LOC129837168 gene encoding KH homology domain-containing protein 4-like isoform X5, whose translation is MSFGGTQNGGRRSKWDQPGPGPGSDQMGEVEAAPTGALDAAAAVAAKINAMLVAKGKLKPSQIGPPGPPDKVVGVGKPQPPMKAKDDLVVAEVEINDVPLPCRNLLTRGQTQDEISKVSGAAVSTRGRYMAAVDKYKAPQGDRPLYLHVQGQTRELVDRAVNRIKEIITNGVVKAATTSYSGATVPVHQQHKPQPPSLPPINHHHRPHFQSGMHYVQEKLFVGLEHAIQGFSVKERVEGPGSSYLQHIQGETGAKVFLRGKGSGCLEPASGREAFEPMYIYISHPKPEGLAAAKTLCDNLLQTVHAEYSVFLNQMSVMMPTPGFMHPPMANGLPPQSPYYPPAGYQPSYPLPVPPPQPIPPPYAVPPPIPPGVPTGLPPPNRYTLPPAPVSLPQTLPPSPFPPAAPVPPKAPPPVVLANPPQKRRFTEEVPDERDSGLLGYQVQASLWAAPAQRLQDPRHRVPPGRRGRGTVGS
- the LOC129837168 gene encoding KH homology domain-containing protein 4-like isoform X3, whose protein sequence is MKAKDDLVVAEVEINDVPLPCRNLLTRGQTQDEISKVSGAAVSTRGRYMAAVDKYKAPQGDRPLYLHVQGQTRELVDRAVNRIKEIITNGVVKAATTSYSGATVPVHQQHKPQPPSLPPINHHHRPHFQSGMHYVQEKLFVGLEHAIQGFSVKERVEGPGSSYLQHIQGETGAKVFLRGKGSGCLEPASGREAFEPMYIYISHPKPEGLAAAKTLCDNLLQTVHAEYSVFLNQMSVMMPTPGFMHPPMANGLPPQSPYYPPAGYQPSYPLPVPPPQPIPPPYAVPPPIPPGVPTGLPPPNRYTLPPAPVSLPQTLPPSPFPPAAPVPPKAPPPVVLANPPQKRRFTEEVPDERDSGLLGYQHGPIHMTNLGAGFPVGSPGPEASGPPPPSSSGPPRERDSSRQLMPPPPIPMNGGMTPKMEERRPLQGPLVKRMKTGLVAYAGDSSDEEEDHSTPKTLGAGNHGNVAGATHSTPTSSLGWTLGYRCPPPPPQRAKTQQAQSQQPMPFWMAP